The following are from one region of the Aequoribacter fuscus genome:
- a CDS encoding AMP-binding enzyme, which translates to MPVYALGFADELAPVALLDNEGNEVAVGEVGEIAIKPTEPYLIFNGYFDDPEATKKAFHGDWYCTGDMGRQDPATGAFFYIDRKRDAIRFGGRNISTLEVEGVARKFPGIADIAAYGMPHPDVPGEHELALAIVEAQGAKVDERALCEFINENGPYYFVPRYITKFEALPYTPTNKVQKFQLQEKGVLVQTWDIKTSDYVVKR; encoded by the coding sequence GTGCCCGTGTACGCGCTGGGCTTTGCCGACGAACTCGCCCCAGTTGCGCTACTGGACAATGAAGGTAATGAAGTTGCCGTGGGCGAGGTGGGGGAAATCGCCATAAAACCAACCGAGCCCTACCTTATTTTTAACGGCTATTTTGATGACCCAGAAGCCACAAAAAAAGCCTTCCATGGCGACTGGTATTGCACTGGAGATATGGGTAGGCAAGACCCAGCTACCGGCGCGTTTTTCTACATTGATCGAAAGCGCGACGCCATTCGCTTTGGTGGTCGCAATATCTCGACGCTGGAAGTTGAAGGCGTAGCGCGAAAGTTTCCTGGTATTGCGGATATCGCTGCCTATGGCATGCCGCACCCTGACGTGCCCGGGGAGCATGAACTCGCGCTCGCTATCGTTGAGGCTCAAGGTGCTAAAGTGGATGAAAGAGCGTTGTGCGAATTTATAAATGAAAACGGGCCATACTATTTTGTGCCCAGGTACATCACCAAATTTGAGGCTCTGCCCTATACGCCAACGAACAAGGTGCAGAAGTTTCAATTGCAAGAAAAAGGGGTCTTAGTACAAACGTGGGATATAAAAACCTCTGACTATGTAGTAAAACGTTAA
- a CDS encoding TonB-dependent receptor yields MSLNKQTKRSVLALSVAAAVGGFSVPSAFSQSVLMEEVIVTAQKREESNQNIPISITAMSAEMMEKRGIQNTQDLLLQTPGMGGFESPGSKGTTAINMRGVGAGQPANLSVDPAIGIYVDGVFIGKQVGSALDVAEVERIEVLRGPQGTLYGRNTVGGAVNFISKKPTGEFDMKIQAGVGNYGAKKFRVVTNLPAVGEVGSGLGQLSTNFVYQTRERDPFYDDVDPSKPGYNDQDRQAYRFAANLDVSERFSIDYIYDKSELDELNNLERIVGVNPLDPAGNVPLIGTLQGLLQGAQFWGSNPAADPLIASRWVPSLQKTIAEYQARLAEGSGRKSKGASDSTPVTVTEADGHNLSLTWDFDDFQVKSITAQREIESYVGGDLEDLDSRLDANGIGAYGDLVHLTLGQIYGGTVAATAGLFGPGTPGVAFASPFTAALWNAIDTQGANQSYQDTYSDYEQFSQELQVVGSKDLVEYAFGIYYFEDESNYDRYAIFAAPLTGNGSQKYRLETEAVAVYGQMTFRPSEDSPFAATFGIRYTEEDKSIAYNYPAYNTPFGPAPALVGDDAESFDDISYTLALSYQPSDDLNVYGRYATGYRSGGFNGEQAGSDAFQEEKVNSWELGAKSSLMDGRLRANFALWGYVWEDIQVAVSDTSSGSITSGLVNAGEADRWGSEIELMGALSDNLVLGFNYSYINGDFEEFPDVCGFSGICIDGTSAATRGTSPSNQYSVFADFTVARLSNGEITGFVNASYSDEIAENALWSQILNDADGRAAFPRVNPPQILDQKTLVNAQLAWQDIQVGDGTLTVTLWGRNLLDDDYPNYSINFGGLNFITESYGDPKTYGLDFTYEF; encoded by the coding sequence ATGAGCTTAAACAAGCAAACTAAACGGTCGGTTCTCGCTTTGTCGGTCGCCGCTGCAGTGGGTGGATTTAGCGTTCCGTCAGCCTTCTCGCAGAGCGTGTTGATGGAAGAAGTAATCGTTACCGCTCAGAAACGAGAAGAAAGCAACCAGAATATCCCGATTTCTATTACCGCAATGAGTGCTGAGATGATGGAAAAGCGGGGCATCCAGAACACGCAGGATTTGCTGCTTCAAACCCCTGGTATGGGCGGTTTTGAGTCGCCTGGGTCAAAGGGTACAACGGCGATTAATATGCGGGGCGTTGGTGCGGGTCAGCCGGCTAACTTGTCGGTGGATCCAGCGATCGGGATTTATGTCGACGGTGTCTTCATCGGGAAGCAGGTAGGATCGGCACTCGACGTGGCAGAAGTTGAGCGCATCGAAGTGCTGCGTGGCCCGCAGGGCACACTGTACGGTCGTAACACCGTGGGCGGTGCAGTTAACTTCATCTCGAAAAAGCCAACGGGCGAATTCGATATGAAAATCCAAGCGGGTGTAGGCAACTACGGCGCCAAGAAATTCCGCGTAGTGACCAACCTGCCAGCGGTGGGTGAGGTAGGCAGCGGTTTAGGTCAGCTTTCAACTAACTTCGTTTACCAGACACGCGAGCGTGACCCTTTCTATGATGATGTGGATCCGTCAAAGCCCGGTTATAACGATCAAGACCGTCAGGCCTATCGGTTTGCGGCTAATTTAGACGTGAGCGAGCGGTTCTCGATTGACTACATCTACGACAAGAGTGAGCTCGATGAACTCAATAACTTGGAACGTATCGTTGGGGTTAACCCTCTTGATCCCGCCGGTAACGTGCCGTTAATTGGGACTTTGCAAGGTTTACTTCAAGGTGCTCAGTTTTGGGGTAGTAACCCTGCGGCTGACCCATTGATAGCATCGCGGTGGGTACCCTCGCTGCAAAAGACCATCGCTGAATACCAAGCGCGTCTTGCAGAGGGTAGTGGCCGCAAAAGCAAGGGCGCTTCAGATTCGACTCCGGTAACCGTAACTGAAGCAGACGGTCATAACTTGTCTCTGACCTGGGACTTTGATGATTTTCAGGTTAAGTCGATCACCGCGCAGCGCGAAATTGAGAGCTACGTGGGCGGTGACCTTGAAGATCTTGATAGCCGATTGGACGCAAATGGCATCGGTGCTTATGGTGATCTCGTGCATTTGACACTAGGTCAGATTTACGGTGGCACGGTAGCTGCAACCGCGGGGTTATTTGGCCCGGGAACCCCGGGGGTCGCTTTCGCATCGCCATTTACCGCAGCGCTTTGGAATGCCATTGATACCCAAGGCGCTAACCAGAGCTATCAGGATACGTATAGCGACTACGAGCAATTCAGCCAAGAACTTCAGGTGGTTGGTTCCAAAGATCTTGTCGAATATGCCTTTGGTATTTACTACTTTGAAGATGAAAGTAACTACGATCGTTACGCTATCTTCGCGGCGCCGCTTACCGGTAATGGCTCGCAGAAGTATCGGCTAGAAACGGAGGCTGTAGCAGTCTATGGCCAAATGACTTTCCGCCCAAGTGAAGACAGCCCATTTGCTGCGACTTTTGGTATTCGCTATACGGAGGAAGACAAGTCGATAGCCTATAACTATCCCGCATACAATACGCCCTTCGGCCCCGCGCCTGCGCTTGTGGGTGATGATGCCGAGAGTTTTGATGACATTAGCTATACGCTCGCTTTGTCATACCAGCCAAGTGATGATCTCAACGTATATGGTCGCTACGCTACCGGTTATCGATCTGGCGGTTTTAACGGTGAACAGGCAGGTAGTGATGCTTTCCAGGAAGAGAAAGTAAACTCTTGGGAGTTGGGTGCCAAGAGCTCACTCATGGATGGTCGCTTACGCGCAAACTTTGCGCTGTGGGGTTACGTTTGGGAGGACATTCAGGTTGCGGTAAGTGATACCTCCTCTGGTAGCATCACTTCTGGCTTGGTTAACGCCGGTGAAGCAGATCGTTGGGGTTCCGAAATTGAGCTGATGGGCGCCTTGAGTGACAACCTCGTACTCGGATTTAACTACAGCTATATCAACGGTGATTTCGAGGAATTCCCTGACGTGTGTGGCTTCTCCGGTATTTGTATTGACGGCACATCGGCGGCTACACGAGGTACCTCGCCCAGCAATCAGTACAGCGTGTTCGCTGATTTTACGGTGGCGCGTTTGAGTAACGGTGAAATCACGGGTTTTGTTAACGCGTCTTATTCAGACGAGATTGCTGAGAACGCACTGTGGTCCCAGATTTTGAACGATGCTGATGGTAGGGCAGCGTTTCCACGCGTAAATCCACCACAGATTCTAGATCAAAAGACCTTAGTTAATGCACAGTTGGCTTGGCAAGATATTCAAGTGGGCGACGGCACGTTAACCGTGACCTTATGGGGCCGCAACTTGCTCGATGATGACTATCCAAACTACTCCATTAACTTTGGTGGTTTGAACTTCATCACTGAGTCTTATGGCGATCCTAAAACCTACGGTCTGGATTTTACCTACGAGTTCTAA
- a CDS encoding DUF533 domain-containing protein, translated as MAYPRFDNFNSRFFEPILILSLQDLGSIARELALLSYCPAICELLLGSKRGRKMGKNALKYGAVAGVGALAWKAYQNYQTNTQQAATPSPSVEQQGQQLDQLARVPQEQRGLQILQAMIMAARADRIRFNPLTELIRCPHGVDSPIQASYLAQSKL; from the coding sequence GTGGCTTATCCGCGCTTCGACAACTTCAACTCCCGCTTTTTCGAGCCGATCTTGATCCTCTCTCTGCAGGATCTCGGATCTATTGCGCGGGAATTAGCATTACTTTCTTATTGCCCTGCAATTTGCGAGCTGTTGCTGGGCTCTAAGCGTGGACGAAAAATGGGGAAGAACGCACTCAAATATGGTGCTGTTGCGGGGGTTGGCGCTTTAGCCTGGAAGGCTTATCAAAACTATCAAACTAACACACAGCAAGCAGCTACGCCGTCTCCCTCGGTCGAGCAGCAAGGCCAGCAGCTTGATCAACTTGCTAGGGTGCCGCAAGAGCAGCGGGGCTTGCAAATTCTTCAGGCGATGATTATGGCCGCACGCGCGGACCGGATTCGATTCAATCCACTCACAGAGTTGATTCGCTGCCCTCATGGAGTTGACTCGCCGATTCAGGCTAGCTACCTCGCTCAATCCAAGTTGTAA
- a CDS encoding nitroreductase, which produces MEFYEVLDKRRATRAFYPETIDQNVIERVFQNALAAPSNCNTQPWYVHIVSGPQLEALRAVLPNKMKAGEIELDFPFDGAYEGEFRERQIASAKALTEAAGIDRHDKVNRDIAFMRNFTFFDAPHVAFFYLPAGFAEREACDLGMFAQSVMLGLVNEGLGSCPQTALSFHAGTLRDALGITDGRKLMFGLSFGRPIEDAPVNQCRTARADFGDLIQWHTDIS; this is translated from the coding sequence ATGGAGTTTTATGAGGTACTTGATAAACGACGTGCGACGCGAGCATTCTATCCTGAGACGATAGATCAAAACGTCATCGAGCGAGTGTTTCAGAACGCGCTTGCAGCACCCAGTAACTGCAATACGCAGCCGTGGTATGTCCACATTGTTAGCGGCCCTCAGCTCGAGGCGTTACGCGCGGTGTTGCCTAATAAAATGAAGGCGGGCGAGATCGAACTAGATTTTCCTTTTGACGGCGCGTACGAAGGGGAATTTAGGGAGCGACAAATCGCATCCGCGAAGGCATTGACAGAGGCAGCCGGTATTGACCGGCACGATAAAGTGAATCGCGACATCGCCTTTATGCGTAACTTTACGTTTTTTGATGCGCCTCATGTCGCGTTCTTTTATTTGCCCGCGGGCTTTGCGGAAAGAGAGGCGTGCGATCTGGGGATGTTTGCCCAAAGCGTTATGTTGGGTTTGGTAAACGAGGGGCTCGGCAGTTGTCCGCAAACGGCTTTGAGTTTTCATGCAGGCACTTTGAGGGATGCTCTGGGCATTACTGATGGTCGCAAACTGATGTTTGGTCTGTCGTTTGGCCGGCCTATAGAGGACGCGCCGGTCAACCAGTGTCGCACGGCTCGTGCTGATTTTGGCGATCTGATTCAGTGGCACACAGACATTTCTTGA
- a CDS encoding DJ-1/PfpI family protein — translation MSAARATPTPRNSVTILAVDGSMEMSIVMARDLFHAGAVAQLHAEPATTVRSREQVLVATQDGEQVQTSSGSRYQRDCSIADVEHTDLIVVSGIWCEVEQLIETHRTTIDWLLEQHQRGAMIACLHTGTFLFAKTGLLDNKVATVFWHMVDEFESHYPNVSLQPGKNITSTGHHLTQEPLTVRLQSCRYRDSGQFADDVGRMVLIN, via the coding sequence ATGAGTGCCGCGCGCGCAACTCCCACCCCCCGAAATTCCGTCACCATCTTGGCAGTTGATGGCTCGATGGAGATGAGTATTGTGATGGCACGAGATTTGTTCCACGCCGGAGCAGTGGCACAGCTGCACGCCGAGCCCGCAACAACCGTTCGCTCCAGAGAGCAGGTCTTGGTTGCCACTCAGGACGGTGAGCAGGTGCAAACCTCTAGCGGCTCACGGTACCAACGTGACTGTTCAATTGCAGATGTCGAGCATACAGATTTGATTGTGGTCTCCGGTATCTGGTGTGAAGTAGAGCAGCTTATTGAGACACACAGGACCACTATCGATTGGTTACTCGAGCAACACCAAAGGGGAGCCATGATCGCCTGCCTGCACACCGGTACTTTTCTCTTCGCCAAGACTGGTCTGCTCGACAACAAGGTCGCCACCGTCTTCTGGCACATGGTGGATGAGTTCGAGTCGCACTATCCCAACGTTAGTCTGCAACCGGGAAAAAATATCACCTCCACTGGCCACCATCTAACACAAGAACCATTAACTGTTCGCCTTCAATCCTGCAGATACCGCGATAGCGGCCAATTCGCAGACGATGTTGGCAGAATGGTACTCATTAATTAG
- a CDS encoding glutathione S-transferase N-terminal domain-containing protein: protein MSNKINSFSVLKICCVLSPEVLVTAMLSSGIDFEEVAAVPGTDPTSLDKSPLGKIPCIETPRRFLSETGLILAYIEACYP, encoded by the coding sequence GTGAGCAACAAGATCAATTCCTTCAGCGTGCTGAAAATATGTTGCGTTTTATCACCTGAGGTTTTAGTAACGGCAATGTTGAGCAGCGGCATAGATTTTGAAGAAGTAGCCGCTGTACCGGGTACCGATCCAACCTCTCTCGACAAAAGTCCGTTGGGGAAAATTCCCTGCATCGAAACACCCCGCCGCTTCTTGTCAGAAACCGGCCTGATTCTGGCCTATATTGAAGCCTGCTATCCGTAA
- a CDS encoding class II histone deacetylase gives MKTGLVWDERYMWYDFGSYASVFNDYRFIQPGTQPETPESKRRILNLLETAGLLEQLKLIKPACVSNEELALVHDLDYINRVAEISADHGGYAGSGLLMPSGGFELAALAAGGTKAAIDAVLNKEVSNAYALVRPPGHHAEKDTGMALCVFSNIAVAVKSAMQEHGLRKVAIIDWDAHHGNGTESAFYSDPSVLTLSIHQDQMIYGRGFVEHNGEGDGEGYNLNIPLPPGSGTGAYLTAFERIIIPAVTQFGPDLIVVASGLDAGFSDPTARMLLHSESFRLMTRYTMELAANVCSGNLVLSHEGGYDPTMTPFLALAIFEELSGLKSRITKEDNPFEGPYTGFIVEEHQKLSEQQDQFLQRAENMLRFIT, from the coding sequence ATGAAAACGGGTTTGGTGTGGGATGAGCGTTATATGTGGTACGACTTCGGTTCCTACGCTAGCGTGTTCAATGACTACCGTTTCATTCAACCAGGTACTCAGCCCGAAACACCTGAAAGCAAGCGGCGAATACTGAATCTGCTCGAGACGGCCGGGCTTCTGGAACAGCTTAAACTGATCAAGCCGGCGTGTGTGTCCAACGAGGAATTAGCACTTGTCCACGATCTGGACTATATCAACCGCGTGGCAGAGATTAGCGCGGATCATGGAGGCTACGCGGGGTCAGGCCTGCTCATGCCTAGCGGGGGTTTCGAGCTGGCCGCGTTGGCGGCGGGCGGCACTAAGGCAGCAATTGATGCCGTATTAAATAAGGAAGTCAGCAATGCCTATGCGTTGGTGAGGCCGCCAGGGCATCACGCTGAGAAAGACACGGGTATGGCGCTGTGTGTGTTTTCCAATATCGCCGTCGCGGTGAAGTCCGCTATGCAAGAGCATGGCCTGCGGAAAGTCGCAATAATTGATTGGGACGCCCACCACGGAAACGGAACCGAATCCGCTTTTTACTCTGATCCTTCGGTTCTGACGCTCTCGATTCATCAGGACCAGATGATTTATGGGCGTGGTTTTGTCGAACACAACGGTGAAGGCGACGGGGAGGGCTACAACCTCAATATCCCGCTTCCACCCGGTTCCGGGACTGGCGCCTACCTCACAGCTTTCGAGCGCATCATCATTCCAGCTGTGACCCAGTTTGGCCCGGACTTGATCGTTGTGGCCAGTGGCTTGGATGCAGGTTTCAGCGACCCAACGGCGCGCATGTTGTTGCACTCGGAAAGCTTCCGCCTAATGACGCGATATACCATGGAGCTCGCCGCTAATGTGTGTAGCGGTAACTTGGTGCTGAGCCATGAGGGGGGGTATGACCCGACGATGACGCCGTTTCTGGCACTGGCGATCTTCGAGGAGTTGAGTGGGCTGAAATCCAGAATTACTAAAGAGGACAATCCTTTTGAGGGCCCCTACACAGGGTTTATCGTTGAGGAGCATCAGAAACTTAGTGAGCAACAAGATCAATTCCTTCAGCGTGCTGAAAATATGTTGCGTTTTATCACCTGA
- a CDS encoding phytanoyl-CoA dioxygenase family protein — translation MTTLKHFPVTASAADILNELDLNGALVIEGFLTSEELDRLNAEINPALEKKPVNHAHPNAAVEFFHGPHTKHLTGVANVSDTFVNAVLLHPIFKLVGDQILLPNCSDYTLNLAHVLDRGPGSGDQLIHRDQDVWPRELTSAIGGHVQFASLIALSEYTADMGATRVVPGSHRWPHDRVPKPEEIVIAEMAPGSAVIYLGSTLHGAGSNRTDAVRRGMHTSFCLGWLRTEENSYLSISRERVRKMSRRAQELLGFGVHDGIAKGEGFLGAVDNGIPADMLAAGRL, via the coding sequence ATGACGACTCTCAAACACTTCCCTGTGACGGCTTCAGCCGCGGACATCCTCAACGAGCTTGACCTAAATGGCGCGCTCGTTATTGAGGGTTTTTTGACAAGCGAGGAACTCGATCGGTTAAACGCTGAGATTAACCCTGCGCTGGAAAAGAAACCGGTGAATCATGCCCATCCAAACGCAGCGGTTGAGTTCTTTCACGGTCCGCACACAAAACATTTGACCGGGGTTGCCAATGTGTCAGACACATTTGTGAATGCGGTATTGCTTCACCCTATTTTCAAGCTGGTAGGTGATCAGATACTGCTACCCAATTGCTCTGATTATACTTTAAATCTTGCTCACGTTCTCGATCGTGGGCCTGGGTCAGGGGATCAATTGATTCATCGCGATCAGGATGTCTGGCCCAGGGAGTTAACGAGTGCCATCGGTGGCCATGTGCAATTTGCGTCACTTATTGCTCTCAGTGAGTACACTGCAGATATGGGTGCGACTCGCGTGGTGCCAGGTAGCCATCGGTGGCCCCATGATCGAGTGCCAAAACCCGAAGAAATCGTCATTGCTGAAATGGCTCCAGGATCGGCAGTGATTTATCTGGGGTCTACGCTGCACGGTGCGGGCTCTAATAGAACAGACGCCGTCCGGCGAGGCATGCATACCAGCTTTTGCCTTGGCTGGCTCCGGACCGAAGAGAACAGCTATTTATCCATTTCTAGAGAGCGCGTTCGGAAAATGTCGCGTAGAGCACAAGAGCTCTTGGGCTTCGGCGTGCATGATGGAATCGCAAAAGGCGAAGGTTTTTTAGGGGCGGTGGATAACGGCATCCCAGCGGACATGCTGGCAGCAGGCAGATTGTAA